The genomic stretch TATACAATGAAATGATAACACTTGCCAGAGGGTTGAAGCCAATTGAAGGTAAAGATGCAGAAATAATTTATTATTTTAACACCGATAAAACATTAAAACCAAAAGAAAAAGAAGATGGTACGGTAGATTTTCACCAGCTGGATATGATCAGCTCCATTAATAAAGGAGATTTACTCGCCGTTTTAGAACCTGAGGTTTATGGAAAACCTGGTATTGATGTTACCGGTAATGCAATTCCGCCCAGAAAAGTAATAAAAAAAGTTCTTAAACACAGCAGAGATATTCATTTATCCGAAGACGGCCTTAAAATGTATTCCGATGTAAGTGGACACGTGGATTTGGTCAATGGAAAAGTATTTGTATCAAATACTTATGAGGTATTGGCTGACGTGGATTCCTCTACAGGAGATATTGAATACGAAGGGAATGTTACGGTAAAAGGGAATGTTCGCGCTGGATATTCCATCAAAGCAAAAGGTGACATTATCGTAGATGGTGTTGTAGAAGGTGCAAGACTCTATGCTACAGGGCAGATTGTCTTGAAACGGGGAATGCAGGGCATGAACAAAGGAATCATGGAGGCGGAAGGGAATATCCTTTCTAAATTTTTTGAAAATGCTGTTGTTAAATCCGGTGGCTATGTATCAACAGAAGCAATTTTGCACAGCAAAGTATCTGCAAGAGGAGATATTATAGTTGGTGGTAAAAAAGGTTTTATCACTGGTGGAGAGATAACTTCGGGAACCTCTATTACCGTAAAAACAGCCGGTTCCACAATGGGAACCTTTACTCAATTAGAAGTTGGCATCAATCCCCAAAAAGTGGAACAATATAGGGAGGTTCAGAAAAGAATAGCTGCTATTGATGCAGATCTGGACAAGCTGCTTCCTA from Anaerocolumna sp. AGMB13020 encodes the following:
- a CDS encoding DUF342 domain-containing protein; amino-acid sequence: MVNRNGYFQLVIKADGTYIRLIPGRSDGKALEFNDIVNYFSKIQLYDYDVSALARAINASKDKMVEIKLTPAIFSQVNELLDVSISPDRMYVEGYFYPPVVGGKMLSKNDILDILRRAGVKYGVIEEIIDAYLINPIYNEMITLARGLKPIEGKDAEIIYYFNTDKTLKPKEKEDGTVDFHQLDMISSINKGDLLAVLEPEVYGKPGIDVTGNAIPPRKVIKKVLKHSRDIHLSEDGLKMYSDVSGHVDLVNGKVFVSNTYEVLADVDSSTGDIEYEGNVTVKGNVRAGYSIKAKGDIIVDGVVEGARLYATGQIVLKRGMQGMNKGIMEAEGNILSKFFENAVVKSGGYVSTEAILHSKVSARGDIIVGGKKGFITGGEITSGTSITVKTAGSTMGTFTQLEVGINPQKVEQYREVQKRIAAIDADLDKLLPIIETYKRKIGQGEKLSPEKLEYIRLATNNCIQLRTEYKECQNKFDMLRVEIGNSDGGWIKVENVAYPGVKIVISNVNYHVKTETHYSKFIRDRADIKVVGL